A region of Flavobacteriales bacterium DNA encodes the following proteins:
- a CDS encoding DUF4296 domain-containing protein, translating into MSPKVFIPIFFIFLSCTTKTAIDFVPIPVMAEIIAEMELAQATYKFQPIDQRSDIDFMFEDIYKRHQVSEDDFNKSLKFYSSSPKEIDEIYNEAIVIISRKQADLLVK; encoded by the coding sequence ATGTCTCCAAAAGTATTTATTCCAATATTTTTTATTTTTTTGTCTTGTACAACAAAAACAGCAATCGATTTTGTGCCTATACCTGTTATGGCTGAAATTATTGCTGAAATGGAATTGGCACAAGCAACATATAAATTTCAACCTATTGACCAACGGTCGGATATCGATTTCATGTTTGAAGACATCTACAAAAGACATCAAGTTTCTGAAGATGATTTTAATAAAAGCTTAAAATTCTATTCTTCATCACCTAAAGAAATTGATGAAATTTATAATGAAGCTATTGTTATAATTAGTCGAAAACAAGCTGATTTACTCGTTAAATAA
- a CDS encoding tail fiber domain-containing protein, which yields MKKNYKFPVVLVALVASSFLTTTKLNAQNIGINATGAAPLAPAGLDIDFTNKGLLIPRVALTATNAAGPIALPTTSLLVYNTATAGAGATAVTPGYYYNGGTPAAPNWTRFSTGGDDWKIIGNGNITGGTHFLGTTNNVQLDFRTNNAVRFSVKSNGDQVFAGGTGGTAALPFYSWAADPDVGMYSIAANTFGFATNAVERFRMSATEAVFNDASNNYDFRVESDSRTNMFFIDGGNNRIGINTGAPQGQFEYVHDGAAVGGFSSYWTNTTTDGAMQLMNSTTTGNGSRVFLSATNYNASAFVASAVMGLSLNGTTTGSGGVGVLGAANNESGNAVEGSLSFSGGYSGWAGYFNADVFSGGAYLGSDRRLKRDIKPITGALEMIEKIEPVSYYMDTEKYPGIGYDENRLSYGFIAQDLELIIPEMVKEKNLVLNSNIPKSADEKFERKTELFKVVNYTLMIPIAVEAIKEQQEIIKSQEERIKALEIKLEQLLKDK from the coding sequence ATGAAAAAAAACTACAAATTTCCAGTTGTTTTGGTGGCATTGGTTGCCTCATCTTTTTTAACAACTACAAAGCTTAACGCTCAAAATATTGGTATTAATGCTACTGGCGCTGCGCCATTGGCTCCAGCTGGTTTAGATATTGATTTTACAAATAAGGGGTTGTTAATACCAAGAGTGGCATTAACAGCAACCAATGCTGCAGGTCCTATAGCTTTACCTACAACATCTTTGTTGGTTTATAATACTGCTACTGCAGGGGCTGGAGCTACAGCTGTAACACCTGGATATTACTATAATGGTGGAACACCAGCGGCTCCGAATTGGACAAGATTTTCGACTGGAGGTGATGATTGGAAAATTATTGGAAACGGTAACATTACAGGAGGTACTCATTTTTTAGGAACAACTAATAATGTTCAGTTAGATTTTAGAACTAACAACGCTGTAAGGTTTAGTGTGAAAAGTAATGGTGATCAGGTTTTTGCAGGAGGTACAGGAGGTACTGCCGCTCTTCCTTTTTATTCTTGGGCTGCGGATCCTGATGTTGGTATGTATAGCATTGCAGCTAATACATTTGGTTTTGCAACTAATGCTGTTGAAAGGTTTAGAATGAGTGCAACCGAAGCGGTATTTAATGACGCGTCTAATAATTATGACTTTAGAGTAGAGTCTGATTCAAGAACTAATATGTTTTTTATTGATGGAGGTAATAATCGTATTGGTATTAATACTGGAGCACCTCAAGGTCAATTTGAATATGTTCATGATGGCGCAGCTGTTGGAGGGTTTTCTTCATATTGGACGAATACTACGACAGATGGAGCTATGCAATTAATGAATTCAACCACAACTGGAAACGGATCTAGAGTTTTCTTATCTGCAACTAATTATAATGCCTCAGCATTTGTAGCTTCAGCTGTTATGGGGCTTAGTTTAAACGGTACAACTACTGGTTCTGGAGGTGTTGGAGTGCTTGGTGCAGCTAATAACGAAAGTGGTAATGCTGTTGAGGGTTCTTTATCTTTCTCTGGAGGTTATTCTGGATGGGCTGGTTATTTTAATGCGGATGTATTTTCAGGAGGGGCATATTTAGGTTCTGATAGAAGATTAAAAAGAGACATCAAACCTATTACTGGGGCGCTAGAAATGATTGAAAAAATTGAACCCGTTTCTTATTATATGGATACTGAAAAGTATCCTGGAATTGGTTATGACGAAAATAGATTGTCGTATGGTTTTATTGCGCAAGATTTAGAATTGATTATACCTGAAATGGTAAAAGAGAAAAACTTGGTATTAAATTCAAATATTCCAAAATCAGCTGATGAAAAATTTGAACGTAAAACAGAACTTTTTAAAGTTGTAAACTATACACTAATGATTCCTATTGCTGTTGAAGCGATAAAAGAACAACAAGAGATAATAAAATCTCAAGAAGAAAGAATTAAAGCATTAGAGATAAAACTTGAACAATTACTTAAAGATAAGTAA
- a CDS encoding T9SS type A sorting domain-containing protein, whose amino-acid sequence MKNLLLILFIFLTTLAFSQARMVINDNGYLVIDNGAYLVIDNPATNALATAGTGGNIKSEAETDRIKWNIAATTGTYTIPWTTNSGVKIPLSINKTTAGTIGANSGLLLSTWETTDMNLPWPSAVSNMWQSTAPATNGSLNVVDRFWHINALSYTAKPNVTLSFTYNNTPGVEIGGTNTITESRLQAQRFNTGSSNWEAYKLFGTVNVGARTVSGAAIASADFFENWVLVDNANPLPVTLSNFSSTCSDKEIIVTWTTQTEINNDYFVLEKSYDGYLFFESSVIDGAGTSSVSNTYHTNVTAENRVIYFRLKQVDFDGTVSYSDVIASSCTNASFDVVQLTLSSSVLSFIINSSVEDNFQVYLYDYRGRLILNQNQLVEKGLNTINFSNLQLSSGIYMLSIVGKENVYNTKLYRR is encoded by the coding sequence ATGAAAAATTTACTTTTAATATTATTTATTTTTCTTACCACTTTAGCTTTTTCCCAAGCAAGAATGGTAATAAACGATAATGGTTATTTGGTGATAGACAATGGTGCTTATTTGGTGATAGATAATCCAGCAACAAATGCATTAGCAACAGCAGGTACTGGTGGAAACATAAAGTCGGAAGCAGAAACAGACCGAATTAAATGGAACATTGCAGCTACAACTGGAACCTATACCATACCATGGACAACAAATAGTGGTGTAAAAATACCTCTATCGATAAATAAAACAACAGCTGGAACAATAGGGGCAAATAGTGGATTGCTCTTGTCAACTTGGGAAACAACAGACATGAACTTACCATGGCCATCAGCAGTATCAAACATGTGGCAATCTACTGCTCCAGCAACAAATGGTTCGTTAAATGTAGTAGACCGTTTTTGGCATATTAATGCGCTAAGTTATACTGCAAAACCAAATGTAACCCTTAGCTTTACTTATAACAATACACCTGGAGTAGAAATTGGAGGGACAAATACCATTACTGAATCTCGATTACAAGCTCAACGTTTTAATACAGGATCAAGTAATTGGGAGGCTTACAAACTTTTTGGAACAGTTAATGTTGGAGCAAGAACCGTAAGCGGGGCGGCAATAGCCTCAGCCGATTTTTTTGAAAATTGGGTGTTGGTTGATAACGCCAATCCATTGCCAGTTACCTTGTCTAATTTTTCAAGTACTTGTTCGGATAAAGAAATAATCGTAACATGGACAACACAAACAGAAATTAATAACGACTACTTTGTTTTAGAGAAAAGTTATGATGGTTACTTGTTTTTTGAATCTTCAGTGATAGATGGGGCAGGTACGTCATCAGTTTCGAATACTTACCATACTAATGTTACAGCAGAAAATAGAGTAATCTATTTTAGGTTAAAACAAGTTGACTTTGATGGAACAGTAAGTTATTCTGATGTAATTGCATCAAGTTGTACTAATGCAAGTTTTGATGTGGTACAATTAACTTTATCATCATCGGTATTATCGTTTATCATTAATTCGAGTGTTGAGGATAACTTTCAAGTATATTTGTATGATTACAGAGGTAGATTGATTTTGAATCAAAACCAACTGGTAGAAAAAGGATTGAATACAATCAATTTCAGTAATTTACAGTTGAGTTCTGGAATTTATATGCTATCTATTGTTGGGAAAGAGAATGTTTACAATACCAAATTATACAGAAGATAA
- the mnmA gene encoding tRNA 2-thiouridine(34) synthase MnmA — translation MSGGIDSSVAALLLHEQGYEVIGITMKTWDYSTSGGARKTTGCCSLDDINDARALAVELGFHHIILDIRAEFGDYIIDNFVDEYLAGRTPNPCVLCNTHIKWDALLRRADQLGCKYIATGHYAQLRQENGRYVISKGKDVSKDQSYVLWGLTQQSLSRTLFPLGGFEKQEIRKMALDRGYQELSKKSESFEICFVPDNDYRGFLKRKVEGLEEKVAGGNFIDTEGNILGKHQGYPFYTIGQRKGLELAFGEPRYVIRIDAKKNEVVLGMKEDLNCKEVFVKKPNVMKYESIIGEIDALSKIRYKDKGSNSQISMLPDGRLKIVFFDNVQGVAPGQSAVFYEGNDLIGGGFIDH, via the coding sequence ATGAGTGGCGGAATTGACAGTTCCGTTGCAGCGTTGTTGTTACACGAACAAGGGTATGAAGTAATTGGAATAACCATGAAAACATGGGATTATTCTACCTCTGGTGGTGCTAGAAAAACAACTGGATGCTGTAGTTTAGATGATATTAACGATGCAAGAGCCCTAGCTGTAGAACTCGGTTTTCACCATATCATTTTAGATATCAGAGCCGAATTTGGCGATTATATTATCGACAATTTTGTTGACGAATACCTTGCTGGAAGAACTCCAAACCCATGTGTTTTATGTAATACCCATATTAAATGGGATGCCCTTTTAAGAAGAGCTGACCAATTGGGATGCAAATACATTGCTACAGGACATTACGCTCAACTTCGTCAAGAAAATGGTCGTTATGTAATTTCAAAAGGAAAAGATGTAAGCAAAGACCAATCTTATGTTTTGTGGGGATTAACACAACAAAGTCTTTCTCGAACCCTTTTTCCATTAGGAGGATTTGAAAAACAAGAAATTCGTAAAATGGCTTTGGATAGAGGCTATCAAGAATTATCAAAAAAATCAGAAAGTTTTGAAATTTGCTTTGTTCCTGACAACGATTACCGTGGGTTTTTAAAACGAAAAGTGGAAGGATTAGAAGAAAAAGTTGCTGGAGGGAACTTTATCGATACCGAAGGTAATATCCTTGGCAAGCATCAAGGCTATCCTTTTTATACCATTGGACAACGTAAGGGCTTAGAATTAGCATTTGGAGAGCCTCGTTATGTTATCAGAATTGATGCTAAAAAAAATGAAGTAGTGTTAGGCATGAAAGAAGACTTGAATTGCAAAGAAGTTTTCGTTAAAAAGCCTAATGTTATGAAATACGAAAGCATTATTGGAGAAATAGATGCACTTTCAAAAATAAGATACAAAGACAAAGGTTCTAACAGCCAAATATCCATGTTACCTGATGGCAGACTGAAAATTGTGTTTTTTGACAATGTACAAGGTGTTGCTCCAGGTCAATCGGCAGTTTTTTATGAAGGAAACGATTTAATCGGTGGTGGTTTTATTGACCATTGA